A genome region from Haloimpatiens massiliensis includes the following:
- a CDS encoding bifunctional 5,10-methylenetetrahydrofolate dehydrogenase/5,10-methenyltetrahydrofolate cyclohydrolase: MGQIIKGKPVADAITEQLAEDVNKLKDMGITPKLTIMRVGENPSDLSYERGALKRYGKVGIDTEVKAYPEDISQEQFIEEIKKVNEDKKTHGILIFRPLPKQMNEDVIKHVISPEKDMDCFSPINAAKLMSGDKTGFPPCTPTAVIEILKHYNVEMKGKNAVVIGRSMVVGKPVSMLLLDENATVTICHSKTKNMPEIASKADILVVGIGKAKMITKDYVGKDAVVVDVGINVDEEGKLCGDVDTEDCLERASLITPVPAGVGSVTTSILGKHVIKACKAQNNL; this comes from the coding sequence ATGGGACAAATTATTAAAGGTAAACCCGTGGCTGATGCGATTACAGAGCAGTTAGCAGAGGATGTTAACAAACTTAAAGACATGGGAATAACTCCTAAGTTAACTATAATGAGAGTGGGAGAAAATCCAAGTGACCTTTCTTATGAAAGAGGAGCTTTAAAAAGATACGGAAAGGTTGGAATAGACACAGAAGTTAAGGCTTATCCAGAAGACATATCACAAGAACAATTCATAGAAGAAATCAAAAAAGTAAATGAAGATAAGAAAACTCATGGTATTTTAATTTTTAGACCTTTACCAAAGCAAATGAATGAAGATGTAATTAAGCATGTTATATCTCCAGAAAAAGATATGGATTGCTTCAGTCCAATAAATGCAGCAAAGTTAATGAGTGGCGATAAGACAGGATTTCCACCATGTACCCCAACTGCAGTTATAGAAATATTAAAGCACTATAATGTAGAAATGAAAGGTAAGAATGCTGTAGTAATAGGCAGATCTATGGTAGTTGGAAAACCAGTGTCAATGCTTTTATTAGATGAAAATGCTACAGTGACTATATGTCACTCTAAAACAAAAAATATGCCAGAAATAGCTTCCAAAGCTGATATATTAGTAGTTGGAATAGGAAAAGCAAAAATGATCACAAAGGACTATGTAGGTAAAGATGCTGTAGTAGTTGATGTGGGCATAAATGTAGATGAAGAAGGAAAGTTATGTGGCGATGTAGACACAGAAGATTGTTTAGAGAGAGCTTCATTAATAACACCAGTACCAGCTGGAGTAGGATCAGTTACTACTTCTATACTAGGAAAACATGTAATTAAAGCATGCAAAGCTCAAAATAATTTATAA
- a CDS encoding methylenetetrahydrofolate reductase C-terminal domain-containing protein translates to MVISEKKPLEEILKYLEGSKKIVLTGCSLCASSCQVGGEEQLVEMKAKLEENGKEVLGFKVLDPSCNFLKAKKDLKELKEALKEADAVLSLACGDGVQTVAKLVKVPVYPANNTRFIGEVERIGKFDEACRACGQCQLGWTGGICPVTKCAKGLLNGPCGGARDGKCEVDPNNDCAWILIYEKLKDLNKLDNLAEIREPRDYQLDMHPLKMDIRNR, encoded by the coding sequence ATGGTTATTTCAGAAAAGAAGCCTTTAGAAGAAATTCTTAAATACCTTGAAGGTAGTAAAAAAATAGTACTTACAGGATGTTCTTTATGTGCTAGCTCTTGTCAAGTAGGTGGAGAAGAACAATTAGTAGAGATGAAAGCTAAGTTAGAAGAAAACGGAAAAGAAGTATTAGGATTTAAAGTTTTAGATCCATCCTGCAATTTCCTAAAAGCAAAAAAAGATTTAAAAGAATTAAAAGAAGCTTTAAAGGAAGCAGATGCGGTTCTTTCATTAGCATGTGGTGATGGTGTACAAACTGTAGCTAAACTTGTTAAAGTTCCAGTATATCCTGCAAATAACACAAGATTTATAGGAGAAGTTGAAAGAATAGGTAAATTTGATGAAGCTTGTAGAGCGTGTGGACAGTGCCAACTAGGATGGACTGGAGGAATTTGTCCAGTAACTAAATGTGCTAAAGGCCTTTTAAATGGACCATGCGGAGGCGCAAGGGATGGAAAATGTGAAGTAGATCCAAATAATGATTGTGCTTGGATACTTATATATGAAAAACTTAAAGATTTAAATAAACTTGATAATTTAGCAGAAATAAGAGAACCAAGAGATTATCAATTAGATATGCATCCATTAAAAATGGATATAAGAAATAGATAA
- a CDS encoding cyclodeaminase/cyclohydrolase family protein, whose protein sequence is MKLADKTCVDFAEVLASKEPVPGGGGAAALVGAIGTALGSMVCNLTIGKKKYAQYEEEIKGILSEAGEIQRELLKMIDDDAENFLPLSKAYGMKKDTEEERKLKEETLEKALKQACEVPVSIVKKAYEAIKLHENLVNKCSKLAISDVGVGVQCLRAAIISAQLNVIININSIKDQNYVSKVKEETEKLVKEGIEIADEVYEEVLKSLCK, encoded by the coding sequence ATGAAATTAGCTGATAAGACTTGTGTAGATTTTGCAGAAGTGCTAGCTTCTAAAGAACCAGTACCAGGTGGTGGTGGAGCAGCAGCATTAGTTGGTGCTATAGGCACAGCATTAGGTAGCATGGTTTGTAACTTAACCATTGGAAAGAAAAAATATGCTCAGTATGAGGAAGAAATTAAGGGTATATTAAGTGAAGCTGGAGAAATTCAAAGAGAACTCCTAAAAATGATAGATGATGATGCGGAAAACTTTCTTCCACTTTCAAAAGCTTATGGCATGAAGAAAGATACTGAGGAGGAAAGAAAATTAAAAGAAGAAACTTTAGAAAAAGCACTTAAACAAGCCTGTGAAGTTCCAGTTTCTATAGTAAAAAAGGCTTATGAAGCTATAAAATTGCATGAAAACCTAGTTAATAAATGTTCAAAATTAGCTATAAGTGATGTTGGTGTTGGAGTGCAATGCTTGAGAGCAGCTATTATAAGTGCTCAGCTAAACGTTATAATTAACATAAATTCTATTAAAGATCAGAATTATGTATCTAAAGTTAAAGAGGAAACTGAAAAACTAGTAAAAGAAGGAATAGAAATAGCAGATGAGGTTTATGAAGAAGTGTTAAAATCTCTTTGTAAATAA
- a CDS encoding HelD family protein — translation MRNEMDLQIEKQHLADVIKSIKEEILNYINKRNKITENLLNYRKKVVEEYKDDEDKMIEYFDHERFVQEETYKNIDKKLKEMSILQISPYFGRVDFLDKEYNEDDKIYVGRFGFTREEDYEPVVVDWRAPIASLFYAGKLGETQYVAPSGKVPVDIINKRQYVIKHEKLVGMFDSTIDIKDEILQMVLSKNAEEKLKDIIMTIQKEQDEIIRQSKEKTVVVDGVAGSGKTTIALHRVAYLLYNYRKYLQDKVIIFGPNNVFMEYISMVLPSLGETGVKQSTFTDFACILLDIDELMDLGTYMEKIISGDKEFIKEVKYKTSLEYKTRLDSLVEEMNRELFKIRDVKLAGQIVLKEEEIKELFCKYYKDMPLFRRSRKIRRIIFSKIRDLRDEIVREINLEYKRAVEKLNKEQLELEGSFLELKRKIKIREIIKEVIITKKALNWLNAKECMDIYNEINENKKLTIDDLAPILYLKIKLEGFKYEKEVRHVVIDEAQDYSYLQFVVIKELLNPSSMTIVGDANQRLIPVEGEIPMGNMGEFIEGLEVEYFKLKKSYRSTARIMQYANKYLGDTSIVPMVREGRMVVEEEYINSEEMTELLISNIEEIKGRECESIAIICKNLPAALKVYNLLKDKIYVKLIDKEDSIYKGGLVIIPSYYAKGLEFDGIILVDEGLNHKQMNKIKYVMSTRALHELVVLKEK, via the coding sequence ATAAGATAACAGAGAACTTATTAAATTATAGAAAAAAGGTTGTAGAAGAATATAAAGATGATGAAGATAAAATGATAGAATATTTTGATCATGAAAGATTTGTTCAAGAAGAGACTTATAAAAATATAGATAAAAAATTAAAGGAAATGTCCATACTACAAATTTCGCCATATTTCGGAAGAGTGGATTTTTTAGATAAGGAATATAACGAAGATGACAAAATATATGTTGGTAGATTTGGATTCACTAGAGAAGAAGATTATGAGCCAGTGGTGGTGGATTGGAGAGCTCCTATAGCCTCGTTATTTTATGCTGGTAAATTAGGAGAAACACAGTACGTTGCTCCTTCTGGAAAGGTTCCTGTGGATATAATTAATAAAAGACAATATGTTATAAAGCATGAAAAATTAGTAGGGATGTTTGACTCCACCATAGATATAAAAGATGAAATATTGCAAATGGTTTTAAGTAAAAATGCAGAAGAAAAATTAAAAGACATAATAATGACCATACAAAAAGAACAAGATGAAATTATAAGGCAGTCTAAAGAAAAAACTGTAGTGGTAGATGGTGTAGCAGGTAGTGGAAAAACTACAATAGCTCTTCATAGAGTTGCTTATTTACTTTATAATTATAGAAAATATCTTCAAGATAAAGTTATAATATTTGGACCTAATAATGTTTTTATGGAATATATATCTATGGTTTTACCTAGTCTTGGAGAGACGGGGGTTAAGCAAAGTACTTTTACGGATTTTGCTTGTATACTATTGGACATAGATGAATTGATGGATTTAGGAACTTATATGGAAAAAATAATTAGTGGTGATAAAGAATTTATAAAAGAAGTTAAATATAAAACATCGCTGGAATATAAAACAAGGTTAGATTCATTAGTTGAAGAAATGAACAGAGAACTATTTAAAATAAGAGATGTTAAATTAGCTGGACAAATAGTATTAAAAGAAGAGGAAATAAAAGAACTGTTTTGTAAATACTATAAAGATATGCCGTTATTTAGAAGAAGTAGAAAGATAAGAAGAATAATTTTTTCTAAAATAAGAGATTTAAGAGATGAAATAGTAAGAGAAATAAATTTGGAATACAAACGTGCTGTTGAAAAGCTAAATAAAGAGCAATTAGAATTAGAAGGCAGTTTTTTAGAACTTAAAAGAAAAATAAAAATAAGAGAAATAATTAAGGAAGTAATTATAACTAAAAAGGCATTAAATTGGTTAAATGCTAAAGAATGCATGGATATATATAATGAAATAAATGAGAACAAGAAGCTTACTATAGATGATTTAGCTCCAATACTTTATTTAAAGATAAAATTAGAAGGTTTTAAATATGAGAAAGAAGTTAGACATGTAGTTATAGACGAGGCTCAAGATTATAGTTATTTACAATTTGTAGTTATAAAGGAACTACTAAATCCAAGTTCTATGACTATAGTTGGTGATGCTAACCAAAGATTAATACCTGTAGAAGGAGAAATACCTATGGGTAATATGGGAGAATTTATAGAAGGATTAGAAGTGGAATATTTTAAATTGAAAAAGAGTTATAGATCTACAGCTAGAATTATGCAATATGCAAATAAATATTTAGGAGACACTAGCATCGTACCTATGGTTAGAGAAGGAAGAATGGTGGTAGAAGAAGAATATATTAATAGCGAAGAAATGACAGAGTTACTTATATCTAATATAGAAGAAATTAAAGGTCGAGAGTGTGAAAGTATAGCAATTATATGCAAAAATTTACCGGCAGCTTTAAAAGTATATAACTTATTAAAAGATAAAATTTATGTAAAATTAATAGATAAAGAAGACAGTATATATAAAGGAGGATTGGTGATAATACCATCTTATTATGCTAAAGGCTTGGAATTTGATGGAATAATTTTAGTTGATGAGGGTTTAAACCATAAACAAATGAATAAAATTAAATATGTAATGTCAACTAGGGCTTTACATGAATTAGTAGTTTTAAAGGAAAAGTAA
- the cooS gene encoding anaerobic carbon-monoxide dehydrogenase catalytic subunit, whose translation MEEKILNIQTAQNELLEKAKNDGVKTAWDRKVDLKAQCGFGLAGVCCRICAMGPCRVSPVPGKGADRGICGATADVIVARNFARMVAGGAAAHSDHGRSIVLTLLNASKDGDFKVKDEKKLMKVAKRFGVETEERDIYDIAHDLAKAGLEQFSKQIGTLTLPPTVPEKRVEIWNKLKVMPRNIDRDIVSIMHSTHIGCAADAESLIKMSMRAALADGWGGSYMATEFSDIMFETPKEIATEANLGVLEGNSVNVVLHGHEPTLSEMVILASEDPELIELAKAQGADGINLVGMCCTANEATMRHGVKLAGNFLQQELAVVTGAVEAVIVDVQCIMPALAQLSKNYHTKFITTSPKAEITGSTHIEFDEEHAYESAKEILKQAILNFKNRDNSKVHIPNEKSSAVVGYSTESIVSALDKVTNSNIGVTGTVKPLADCIVSGVLRGAAGVVGCNNPKTPHDNGHVEIIKNLIANDVIVVATGCAAQAAAKAGLLQKEARNYAGAGLKKVCELVDIPPVLHMGSCVDISRILELVGTVANHLGVDISDLPVVGVAPEWMSEKAVSIGTYVVSSGIDTWLGVVPPVTGGPEVVDILTNKMEDMVGAKFFIETDPKKASEQMVERIESKRKKIGI comes from the coding sequence GTGGAGGAGAAAATATTAAATATTCAAACTGCACAAAATGAATTGTTAGAAAAGGCTAAGAATGATGGAGTGAAGACAGCTTGGGACAGAAAGGTTGATTTAAAGGCACAATGCGGATTCGGTTTAGCCGGAGTATGTTGTAGAATTTGTGCTATGGGACCTTGTAGAGTTAGTCCAGTACCAGGAAAAGGCGCTGACAGAGGAATATGTGGTGCCACAGCTGATGTTATAGTAGCAAGAAACTTTGCTAGAATGGTAGCTGGTGGAGCTGCTGCTCATTCAGATCACGGCAGAAGTATAGTTTTAACTCTTCTTAACGCAAGTAAAGATGGCGACTTTAAAGTAAAAGACGAAAAGAAATTAATGAAGGTTGCAAAAAGATTTGGTGTAGAGACAGAAGAAAGAGACATTTATGATATAGCTCATGATTTAGCAAAAGCAGGACTAGAACAATTTAGTAAACAAATTGGCACATTAACATTACCACCAACAGTTCCAGAAAAAAGAGTAGAAATTTGGAACAAGCTAAAAGTAATGCCAAGAAACATAGATAGAGACATTGTATCTATAATGCACTCAACTCATATAGGATGTGCAGCAGATGCTGAAAGTTTAATAAAAATGTCAATGAGAGCAGCTCTTGCTGATGGCTGGGGTGGATCTTATATGGCTACAGAATTCAGTGACATTATGTTTGAAACTCCAAAGGAAATAGCTACAGAAGCAAACCTAGGAGTACTAGAAGGAAATTCAGTTAACGTAGTTCTTCATGGACACGAACCAACTCTTTCAGAAATGGTAATTTTAGCCTCAGAAGATCCAGAACTTATTGAATTAGCAAAAGCACAAGGAGCAGATGGAATTAATCTTGTTGGTATGTGTTGTACAGCTAATGAAGCTACTATGAGACATGGAGTTAAATTAGCAGGAAACTTCTTACAACAAGAATTAGCAGTAGTTACAGGTGCTGTAGAAGCAGTAATAGTTGACGTACAATGTATAATGCCAGCACTTGCACAACTGTCTAAAAATTATCATACTAAATTTATAACAACATCTCCAAAAGCAGAGATTACAGGTTCAACTCATATTGAATTTGATGAAGAACATGCATATGAATCAGCTAAAGAGATATTAAAACAAGCTATATTGAACTTTAAAAATAGAGATAACTCTAAAGTTCATATTCCAAATGAAAAGAGTTCAGCAGTAGTTGGATACAGTACAGAAAGTATAGTATCAGCTTTAGATAAAGTAACTAATTCAAATATAGGAGTAACAGGCACAGTTAAACCATTGGCAGATTGTATAGTTTCAGGGGTTCTAAGAGGAGCTGCAGGAGTTGTTGGATGTAATAACCCTAAGACACCACATGATAATGGTCATGTAGAAATTATTAAAAACTTAATTGCTAACGATGTAATAGTAGTTGCTACTGGTTGTGCAGCTCAAGCAGCAGCTAAGGCTGGATTATTACAAAAGGAAGCTAGAAATTATGCTGGCGCTGGACTTAAAAAGGTATGTGAACTTGTAGATATACCACCAGTATTACACATGGGTTCATGCGTTGATATAAGCCGTATACTAGAACTTGTAGGAACCGTTGCAAATCATTTAGGAGTAGATATATCAGACTTGCCAGTAGTTGGTGTTGCACCAGAGTGGATGTCTGAAAAAGCAGTTTCTATAGGAACTTATGTAGTATCATCAGGTATAGATACTTGGCTAGGAGTAGTTCCTCCAGTAACAGGTGGACCAGAAGTTGTGGACATACTAACTAATAAGATGGAAGACATGGTAGGAGCTAAGTTCTTTATAGAAACAGATCCTAAGAAAGCTTCTGAACAAATGGTAGAAAGAATAGAATCAAAACGTAAAAAAATAGGAATATAA
- a CDS encoding formate--tetrahydrofolate ligase — translation MGFKSDIEIAQEAKLEHIKEIAAKLGLTEDDIEYYGKYKAKVDYNLLKKDNGTKPGKLILTTAINPTPAGEGKTTTAIGVADALSKLGKNTVVALREPSLGPVFGIKGGAAGGGYAQVVPMEDINLHFTGDLHAMTAANNLLAAMIDNHIYQGNKLNIDPRRITWRRCLDMNDRQLRFVVDGLGGKTNGCPREDGFDITVASEIMAIFCLANNIMDLRERLSKIVIGYTYTGEPVTAGQLNAHGAMAALLKDALKPNLVQTLEGTPAFVHGGPFANIAHGCNSVIATKMAMHFGDYVVTEAGFGADLGAEKFLDIKCRMADLKPDAVIIVATVRALKYNGGVPKKELNEENLEALEKGLPNLLKHVENITKVYKLPAVVALNRFPTDTEAELKLVSDKCKELGVNVTLSEVWAKGGEGGIEVAKEAIRLIDKAENNFTFSYETNLPIKEKIRAVAQKIYGADDVEFTAGASKQIAELEKNGFGDVPVCIAKTQYSLTDDQTKLGRPTGFKITVREVTISAGAGFAVAVTGQIMKMPGLPKLPAAERIDVNENGVISGLF, via the coding sequence ATGGGTTTTAAATCTGATATAGAAATTGCACAGGAGGCTAAGCTAGAACATATTAAAGAAATAGCTGCAAAGTTAGGATTAACAGAAGATGACATAGAATACTATGGAAAGTACAAGGCTAAAGTAGATTACAATTTATTAAAGAAAGACAATGGAACTAAGCCAGGAAAGCTTATATTAACAACAGCTATTAATCCAACTCCAGCTGGAGAAGGAAAAACAACTACAGCTATAGGTGTTGCAGATGCTTTATCAAAACTAGGTAAAAATACAGTAGTAGCATTAAGAGAACCATCATTAGGACCAGTATTTGGTATAAAAGGTGGAGCAGCTGGTGGAGGATATGCACAAGTAGTTCCTATGGAAGATATAAATCTTCACTTTACAGGAGATTTACATGCTATGACAGCTGCAAATAACTTATTAGCAGCAATGATAGACAATCATATTTATCAGGGGAACAAGTTAAACATAGATCCAAGAAGAATTACTTGGAGAAGATGTTTAGACATGAATGACAGACAGTTAAGATTTGTTGTAGATGGACTTGGTGGAAAGACTAATGGTTGTCCAAGGGAAGATGGATTTGATATAACTGTTGCATCAGAAATAATGGCTATATTCTGTTTAGCAAACAATATTATGGATTTGAGAGAAAGACTTTCCAAAATAGTTATTGGCTACACTTACACTGGAGAGCCAGTTACAGCTGGACAATTAAATGCTCATGGAGCTATGGCAGCACTATTAAAAGATGCATTAAAACCAAATCTTGTACAAACATTAGAAGGAACACCAGCATTTGTACATGGAGGACCATTTGCTAATATAGCTCATGGATGTAACTCAGTAATAGCTACTAAAATGGCTATGCATTTCGGAGACTACGTAGTTACTGAAGCAGGTTTCGGTGCTGACCTTGGCGCAGAAAAATTCTTAGATATAAAATGTAGAATGGCTGATTTAAAACCAGATGCAGTTATAATAGTTGCCACAGTTAGAGCATTAAAATATAATGGCGGAGTTCCAAAGAAAGAACTTAACGAAGAAAACTTAGAAGCTCTAGAAAAGGGTTTACCAAACTTATTAAAGCATGTTGAAAATATAACTAAAGTATATAAGTTACCTGCAGTAGTTGCTTTAAATAGATTCCCAACTGATACAGAAGCAGAACTTAAATTAGTTTCTGATAAATGTAAAGAATTAGGTGTAAATGTTACTTTATCAGAAGTTTGGGCAAAAGGCGGAGAAGGTGGAATAGAAGTTGCTAAAGAAGCTATAAGATTAATAGATAAAGCTGAAAACAACTTTACATTCTCTTATGAAACTAACCTACCAATAAAAGAGAAAATAAGAGCTGTTGCACAAAAAATATATGGCGCTGACGACGTAGAATTTACAGCTGGTGCATCAAAACAAATAGCTGAATTAGAAAAGAACGGATTTGGAGATGTTCCAGTATGTATAGCTAAGACTCAATATTCATTAACAGATGATCAAACTAAACTTGGAAGACCAACAGGATTCAAGATAACTGTAAGAGAAGTTACTATTTCAGCAGGAGCTGGATTTGCAGTAGCTGTTACAGGACAGATAATGAAAATGCCAGGACTTCCAAAACTTCCAGCAGCGGAAAGAATAGATGTAAATGAAAATGGAGTAATAAGTGGATTGTTCTAA
- a CDS encoding AAA family ATPase, with product MKIAITGKGGVGKTTFSAILSRIYAEEGYNVLAVDADPDPNLALALGFPEEMINEIIPISEMKTMISERTSSTPETFGKMFKINPKVDDIPEKFCKKHNGVKLLTMGTVDKAGMGCFCPENVLLKKLTSHLILQNKDIVIMDMEAGIEHLGRGTAQGVDLFIVVIEPGIRSIKTYEHVKKLAEQLGINRVLVVANKVRNMDDENYVLEHVGEENCLGFIHYRENVGDSDRVNHSPYDSEETVGEVKKIKEKLEKGA from the coding sequence ATGAAGATAGCTATAACAGGAAAAGGTGGAGTAGGAAAAACAACTTTTTCTGCAATATTAAGCAGAATATATGCAGAGGAAGGATACAATGTTTTAGCAGTAGATGCAGATCCAGATCCAAACTTAGCATTGGCGCTTGGTTTCCCAGAGGAAATGATAAATGAAATAATTCCCATATCAGAAATGAAGACTATGATATCAGAAAGAACGTCTTCTACTCCTGAAACTTTTGGGAAAATGTTTAAAATAAATCCTAAAGTAGATGATATACCAGAAAAATTCTGTAAAAAGCATAATGGTGTTAAATTGTTAACTATGGGCACTGTGGACAAAGCTGGCATGGGGTGCTTTTGTCCAGAAAATGTACTTTTAAAGAAATTAACATCTCATTTAATCCTTCAAAATAAAGATATAGTTATAATGGATATGGAAGCTGGTATAGAACATTTAGGAAGAGGTACAGCTCAGGGAGTAGATTTATTTATTGTGGTTATTGAACCAGGAATAAGAAGTATTAAGACTTATGAGCATGTTAAGAAGTTAGCAGAGCAATTAGGAATAAATAGGGTTTTAGTTGTAGCTAATAAAGTTAGAAATATGGATGATGAAAATTATGTATTAGAGCATGTGGGAGAAGAAAATTGTTTAGGATTTATACATTACAGAGAAAATGTTGGCGATTCTGACAGAGTTAATCATTCTCCTTACGATTCTGAAGAAACCGTTGGGGAGGTTAAAAAAATAAAAGAGAAATTGGAGAAGGGGGCATAA